From one Culex quinquefasciatus strain JHB chromosome 3, VPISU_Cqui_1.0_pri_paternal, whole genome shotgun sequence genomic stretch:
- the LOC6034039 gene encoding LOW QUALITY PROTEIN: abnormal cell migration protein 10 (The sequence of the model RefSeq protein was modified relative to this genomic sequence to represent the inferred CDS: inserted 3 bases in 2 codons), with amino-acid sequence MTSCLTEDPDKLLNEWLGELENLIGGLEAPSATVTSSVARLRPKSNTLADRTDSYRFSMANLEETHEAELDAILGELSLLEQRGDLRQGRSHSRTNSTISAATNTTISSESGCSSVPDSGASISSLREPRTDSPDNDSAFSDTVSLMSSESSASSSVSSHLKSLQQQAQNTTDSGKQAKIHLALQKLEQATVRRLFVKAFSADGASKSLLVDATMSCGLVTRLLADKNHLQMEPSWAIVEHLPEHQMERLFEDHELLVDNLMLWSRDSKNRVMFLQRPDKIALFKKPELFLPGTQMAPGSDHDEHTRSMLLDEFFSGNNLIPLEGPLYLKSDSKKGWKKYHFVLRASGLHYYPKDQKTRSAKDLLCLALFAGHEVYRGIGWKKKHKAPTDYTFALRCPKVPPGAKGIRSVKMLCAEDATVLEAWITAIRVTKYGKKLLDNHRSLTEDLAREELDKLSTARSGSIGSIVSSVPSQCSSSSSNSSSSGVNRLVPVHNNGRLSRASSSSSSGCLSDENNGFDSEFPTGTIKXKPSMKPNLPLTSMTRQLKEVGETTRLNDTSPASPERGGTLTRRHSRRRSEESNNSGTLKRRPANNRGSVESMSSSTSTPTPTPVNSVPGTPVNQQQMPILVNNNNNNLTITEINTPPTPAKPINALEAMPACMTDSTFSLPPPPDDLGTNFSGSTLSLDSLPPPPPPNELDNSFSGSQLSLVSVQMPLPPPPLLNMQSVVQSQAVIENVKQALQDIANEAQSNSSTSQDVTPTNENLEVTSSIKQSIMKFNSQTLPTPAPTNSIKIEPIYSKTMKPSALKAPPYKAPPPYNGDVAVSQSPPPSVSNKSVKFADSPVLLRRKVCFEDEVHEAQYSPRRTSRDVYSTPPIPPPRAEATRLSTSYTSPKRLSDSASNPPRDFLKDLQRVMNKKXISQKCKLEPATTPHEVLGFRDLPNENHSSHYYRESANVSHWVQEHYGSDALYENLGINLGMEPVPAAHLQSAGSIKKRPPPPPPKRSEKTQLTTTTPQQRL; translated from the exons GGTTTGGAAGCACCCAGCGCGACAGTAACATCGTCTGTAGCCAGATTACGACCCAAAAGTAACACATTGGCTGATCGTACCGACTCCTACCGTTTTTCAATGGCTAACCTTGAAGAAACACACGAAGCTGAGCTGGATGCAATCCTAGGCGAGCTTAGCTTGCTAGAGCAACGGGGTGATTTGCGCCAAGGTCGAAGCCACAGTCGCACTAACTCGACTATCTCAGCAGCTACAAATACGACCATTTCGTCGGAAAGTGGTTGCAGCAGCGTACCGGATAGTGGTGCAAGTATCAGTTCTTTACGTGAACCTCGTACAGACAGTCCGGACAATGATTCGGCATTCAGCGACACGGTTTCACTCATGTCCAGTGAATCGTCTGCATCCAGCAGTGTTAGTTCACATTTGAAGAGTCTCCAACAGCAGGCCCAGAATACGACAGACTCTGGAAAGCAAGCAAAGATTCATCTTGCATTGCAAAAACTAGAACAAGCCACAGTCAGGCGACTGTTTGTGAAAGCTTTCTCAGCCGATGGAGCATCAAAGTCACTTCTAGTAGATGCCACGATGAGTTGTGGTCTTGTCACACGACTCTTGGCGGATAAGAACCACTTACAGATGGAACCATCTTGGGCCATAGTAGAGCACTTACCAGAACACCAAATGGAACGATTATTTGAAGATCATGAATTGTTAGTAGACAATCTAATGCTTTGGAGTAGAGATTCCAAAAACCGAGTAATGTTCCTTCAGCGACCCGACAAAATAGCTCTCTTCAAAAAACCGGAACTATTCTTACCGGGAACTCAGATGGCACCAGGGAGCGATCATGATGAGCATACACG GTCAATGCTGCTCGACGAGTTCTTTTCGGGTAATAATTTGATTCCACTGGAAGGACcactttatttgaaaagtgactcTAAGAAAGGTTGGAAAAAGTATCACTTCGTCCTGCGCGCATCAGGGCTGCACTACTACCCTAAGGATCAGAAAACGCGTTCCGCAAAGGATTTGTTGTGCCTCGCGCTCTTTGCAGGTCACGAAGTATACCGAGGAATCGGTTGGAAGAAGAAGCACAAGGCTCCAACAGATTACACATTCGCACTACGATGTCCGAAGGTTCCACCTGGTGCCAAAGGTATTCGATCGGTGAAAATGCTCTGTGCTGAGGATGCGACAGTGCTAGAGGCATGGATCACTGCTATTAGAGTTACTAAG TACGGCAAAAAGTTGCTGGACAATCATCGATCTTTAACGGAAGATTTAGCAAGGGAGGAACTCGATAAACTATCAACAGCCCGAAGTGGATCGATCGGTAGCATTGTTTCTTCAGTACCTTCACAGTGCAGTAGTAGTAGCAGTAACAGTAGTAGTAGCGGAGTAAATCGTTTAGTTCCTGTACACAATAATGGCCGTTTATCGCGTGCATCAAGTTCAAGCTCCAGCGGTTGTCTATCCGATGAAAATAATGGCTTCGACTCAGAGTTTCCGACTGGTACCATTA AGAAACCATCGATGAAGCCAAATCTACCACTGACATCGATGACTCGACAACTGAAGGAAGTTGGAGAGACAACACGACTGAATGACACCTCGCCGGCATCTCCCGAACGAGGAGGTACTTTAACCAGGCGCCACAGCCGTAGAAGAAGTGAGGAAAGCAATAACAGTGGAACATTGAAGCGAAGACCTGCCAACAATCGGGGATCAGTAGAGAGTATGAGTTCTTCCACTTCAACTCCTACACCAACTCCCGTAAACAGTGTTCCCGGAACGCCTGTTAATCAGCAACAGATGCCAATACtagttaataataataataataatttaactATTACCGAGATCAATACTCCTCCTACGCCAGCAAAACCGATAAACGCGCTCGAAGCAATGCCGGCGTGTATGACAGATTCAACATTCTCACTGCCACCACCTCCAGACGATCTCGGAACAAATTTCTCAGGTTCAACATTATCGCTGGACTCGCTGCCTCCACCTCCGCCACCAAACGAATTAGACAATAGTTTTAGTGGATCTCAGTTGTCGTTAGTGAGTGTGCAAATGCCGCTGCCTCCGCCACCACTGTTGAACATGCAGTCCGTCGTACAATCACAAGCTGTCATTGAAAATGTGAAGCAGGCATTGCAAGACATTGCGAATGAGGCTCAATCAAACAGTTCCACATCACAAGACGTAACTCCAACTAACGAGAATCTCGAAGTTACTAGTAGCATTAAACAATcaattatgaaatttaataGTCAAACTTTACCAACTCCAGCACCAACTAACTCTATTAAAATAGAAccaatttattcaaaaactatGAAACCTTCGGCACTCAAGGCACCTCCATACAAAGCTCCTCCACCATACAACGGAGATGTGGCTGTAAGTCAGTCTCCGCCACCATCTGTTTCGAACAAGAGTGTCAAGTTTGCCGATTCTCCAGTGCTCCTCAGGCGCAAAGTTTGCTTTGAGGATGAAGTTCACGAGGCTCAATACTCACCGCGTAGAACTTCTAGAGACGTTTACTCGACCCCCCCAATACCGCCTCCAAGAGCGGAAGCCACGCGACTTTCGACCTCGTATACTTCTCCAAAGCGTTTGAGCGATTCGGCGTCAAATCCTCCGAGAGACTTTCTCAAAGACCTGCAAAGggtaatgaacaaaaa aatatctcaaaaatgtAAACTGGAGCCGGCCACAACGCCTCACGAAGTTCTTGGATTCCGTGATTTACCGAATGAAAATCATTCATCTCACTACTACAGGGAATCGGCTAATGTTAGCCACTGGGTCCAAGAGCATTATGGTTCCGACGCACTATACGAAAATCTCGGAATCAATTTGGGCATGGAACCCGTACCAGCAGCACACTTGCAAAGTGCAGGTTCGATTAAAAAAAGGCCTCCACCGCCTCCTCCAAAGCGAAGTGAGAAGACACAGCTTACAACAACGACGCCACAACAAAGGTTATAA